The DNA sequence TACGCTGGTTCATCATTTAAATCCGTCGAGGAGGAGCCTGGCAGATCTGGCATTTATTATGGCATGGGGCATCAGCTGGGTGGACAATTTGTGCGAGAAAAACATCAGCACCAGCTGTACCTTACTACAGAAAAAAGCAATGGACAACGCTATAATACCGCATCGGAGGCTTTCAGAGCTTTTTATGAGAATAAAATACAGTTGAGTGCGCAAGATGAAATTCAAGTAATGGGTGGTTATATCGGCAATAAATTTGGCGCTAACGGTTTTTATGCAGCGCCAGGAGATGTCGAGGCAGAAGAAGTCGTGCGTACTGCTATTGCTGCGATCAGTTCACAACACGATCTCAATGACCGTCTGCGTATCAGTCCTCGGCTAAGTTACCGTAATAATAAAGACGATTACAGGTATTTCAGAAACGACCTTTCCCGCGCACGCAGTGAGCACGAGACAGATGTGTGGTCGGCCGAACTGAATGCACGCTACCATACCAATGTCGGTGATGTAGGTCTAGGAGCGGAGTCCAGGTGGGAGCGCATAGAAAGTTCCAACATTGGTAATCATAGCCGGCAGAATCATGGATACTATGCGGAGTTTAGAACGGAATATATCCAGGATGTACTGCTGAACATTGGAACCTATGTGAATTACAATTCTCAATATGGCTGGCAAGCTTTTCCGGGCATTGATGTAGCCTATAATTTCCTGCCACAATGGCGTGTTGCGGCCAATGTAGGTTCCAGCCAGCGTATCCCTTCGTTTACAGACCTGTATCTTGATCAGCGGCCCGGTAATATCGGAAATCCGGACTTACAATCTGAAAATGCCTGGCAGGCAGAAGGAAGTTTGCGGTATCAGTTGGGGAATTTTACCGCACAGGCAGGTTATTTCTATCGTAATGTGGCGCAGTTTATTGATTGGCAAAGGAATAGTATTGATGAGCCTTACCAAGCCAATAATGTGGATAACAACCGCATGCGTGGACTGCATTTTTCTTCCGATTATCGCCAGAGTTTGAGCAGTCGTTCCGAATTTAGGATCCGCCTTGGCTATACTTATCTCAATCCTAGTGTGGCTTCCACTAGTGGAGGTGTGATATCCCGTTATCAGATCGAAAATTTGAAGCATCAGGTGAATAGTACCGTATCTTATGGAGTAAATGCCTGGTCATTTTCGACTACGAATCGATTTATTGAACGCGCCTCTTCAACCGCCTATGTGATCTCAGATATTAGGGCTGCCTATGACATAGGGGCGTTTACGGTATTTGCTGATATGCAAAATCTTTGGGACGTGACTTACGTGGAGGCGGGAGCCGTACCGATGCCTGGTCGTTGGCAGACATTAGGTCTTCGATACACCAAGCGATAATTTAATGCCACTCCTGCCGACCAAGTGATTTGGTTGGAAAAATCTGCGTCGTATCGCGATCAAACGTTGCAGCGAAAGATGATCCTAGATTTTGAAGTTTCGGTTGCCCAGCATCTACCCAGGCAGAATACCAATAGGATCCGACCAGATGGATGGATGATCGGAGTCGTCGCTGCACCATGCCATTCAATGCCGTATGATAGGCCGAAGCATAATGATCGGAATAATGTAACCCAAGTACATTATTCCGCGTAATGTAGGCACGTTGCAGGTTGGCCGGGATTTTTTGGGAAAGTTCTTTTTCTACTGATAATACGGAATCTACCAACAGATAACTTTGGTTTACAACGTTCCACGCCGTCTCTAATGGATCGGATAGGTATTCGGCCTTTCCGACTAATAGATCATAGTCTCCGTAAAACATCTCAGGTAGTCGCGTTTCCCAAAAAGCGTGTATGCCAATCTGATCGGTATACTGCCCATTATAGTTTTGAGTGGTATGCAAGGGCACATGGGCATCGGCAACGTAATGACCTAAATCTGCTGCATGGCGGATAATACGTGATACATCTTTGGCGGAGAAGGCGGCTACAAGATTACGGTATGTAAGATCAATCTGCCAGGGCACAATGCCACGCGCCTTGAGCAATCGTTCCTGGTATTTTTCTTTCGCTTGAGACCAATGGATAGGAATAGAGTCGGGTAGTTCTTCGTAGCGATCCACATCTATATAATGGCGAACCGCTTCTGCTGAATCGACGTACCGGCGTTTGTCTGCATCAATGGCCCGCTCGGTAATTTCTCTAATATGCAATTTGAAGAATCCGGAAAGCTCTGTTGGCAGGGTGAATACAGCAGTATTATTAATCAGTTTGTGTGCAAAGAATCCCCAAGAACTACATAAAATGCAGACCAGTATTCCCCACAATAAAAGCCCATATTTAATCATATTAAACGTAAATATCGTTTAATATTTCTTTTAAAGATAATTATTTATTATAATAATGGATGATTACTTTTTCCAACGTGTCAATTGATACGCTGCATCCCAGAATTGATATTCAAGCTGCGAGGATTTTTCAAACGCTTCCCACATTTCATCGCGAATTTCTGCGGTGGTGTTATTGGCCATGTTATCTGCATAAGCAATGGCTTTATGAACGCCTTCAGCAAATTCTTCTCCGCTATAGGTATCAATCCAAGCATGATACCGATTATCTTTTTGGGAGTTTTTGTAAATGTGGTCGCCCACAACCTTATAAATCCAAAAGCAGGGCAGGACGGCGGCTACGGCTACTTCTAGCGGAGCAAATGCAGCCGTACTTTTTAGAAAATGAATGTAATGGTGACATACGGGCTGCACTTCGCTATCTGCATGGGTATCTACCACATTAAATTGTGTAAAATAGGTTTCATGCAATGCCTTTTCAACAATTAACGCATTTTTTGCAAAGTCAAAAAAGTCAATGGCTTGCTCATTATCAGATGTTTTGCTACCTATATATGCGAGTACGCGACCAAACTGTTCCAGATAACGCGCATCCTGTTGCATGTAAAATTGAAACTTTTCTAAGGCCAAATTTCCATGCTGCAATTCTTGAATGAATGGCATGTTAATAATCTGTTCGTAGATTGGTTCGATACTGGTCCAGGCTTTATTGCTCCAACTCATAAATATGTAATTTTTTTGGATTATGAAAATGATTAAGGGGTCCAGATCCTTCGCCTATTCGCAAATCTTTGCTAGAAAGCAATGCCTGATACACGTAGTCCAGCGCTTTAGGAACTGCAGCATCCAATGCATCTCCCATGGCTAAAAATGTGGCTATAGCGCTGGAGAGTGTACAACCGGATCCATGGGTGTTTCGGGTATCTATACGCAAGGATTGGTATGCCTGTACAGCTTTGTTTTTCTGTAAAAGAAGGCTAGTCAATTGCGAGCTCGCTAGATGGCCGCCCTTTGCCAATACAGCCTGCGAACCGTTACCAATCAGTTGCGCTGCAGCGACCTCCATCTCGGAAACGGTTTGAATATTTTTGTTTACTAAGACGCCCAGTTCATCCAAATTGGGTGTAATGATAGTAGCTCGGGGAAATAATAGGGCAGCACAGGCCGCTATCGTATCTTCTTGTATCAGCTGATGGCCACTAGTGGATACCATGACGGGATCGTATACAACCGGACCATCGTAATGGATTAATTCTGTATGAATACAATGGACCAATTCTACGGAATGCACCATACCAATCTTGATGGCATCGGGATAGATATCCTCAAAAATAGCTTTCAATTGATCTTTGACTGCCTGAGTAGGAATGTCATATATATTTCGAACGCCTTGTGTGTTCTGCACTGGTAATGCAGTGAGCACATTCATGGCATAGCCGCCTAAAGCAGAAATAGTTTTGGTATCGGCTTGTATGCCAGCACCACCACTTCCATCAAATCCGGCAATACTTAATACGGTGGGGACTTTATATTTTTCCATGTTTTTAATCCGAAGTCAAAAAAATAAGTGAAACGGGGTACCATGGAAAATGGAAGCAAATCAAAGAGGATCTGTTACACGCTTTTCCCTACGCCGGTATGAGCCGAATCAGGTTCGAAGGGACTGTCTCAATTCTTAAAAGAATACCCCTAAAGCCATTCAAATATATCAAAATTTAACTCAATCACTGCATGCTTAGGCGAATAATAAAACTTTGGGTTATCCTTAAGCTATGACCAATGATATAAGGAGAATCTGTATTACAAGGTGCTAATTTTGAATAATAGAGTTGCATAATAGTTTGATATTAGTCAATAAAAAATGCGATTTATAGATATTTCTTTAATTTTATTTATTTTTCTTTAAAATAAAACTTTAAAAGTTAATTAACATTGAGGTAATATGTTTGTGCGATATTTGAATACCAACACAAATTATTTAGTATGAGGTATTATCTGGTTAGTATATTAATTTTTTTAGGCCTTATCTCTTCCGGTCAAGCTCAGATCACCAGTTCAACCATTTCTGGGAGAGCGACAGATCAAAATGGAAATTCTATGGCGGGTGTCAGCATTCTGGTAAGGAATGATGGAACCGGATCGAGCTATACCTCCACAACGAATGCGGACGGCCGGTATACTATTGCCAATCTCAATCCTGGAGGCCCCTACACGCTACAAGCCACATTTATAGGTTTTTCGACAGATGTAATTGCCCATGCCAATTTAAGTTTAGGTCTGTCAAATTACCATTTTGTACTA is a window from the Sphingobacterium sp. lm-10 genome containing:
- a CDS encoding TonB-dependent receptor, translating into MSRRTYLDGAGLAKYIKNMLLAFGVLSYATTFGQMVDRDTSQISEVMIQENRLQVPFNKNSRHIEIITYEEIRRMPVRTINEVLTHINGVDLRQRGPFGTQADIGIDGGSFEQTLVLVNGIKMSDPQTGHHSLNLPIPLEAIERIEVVRGPTSRIYGINGLTGSVNIVTRKAVSSEIFAQTYAGSSFKSVEEEPGRSGIYYGMGHQLGGQFVREKHQHQLYLTTEKSNGQRYNTASEAFRAFYENKIQLSAQDEIQVMGGYIGNKFGANGFYAAPGDVEAEEVVRTAIAAISSQHDLNDRLRISPRLSYRNNKDDYRYFRNDLSRARSEHETDVWSAELNARYHTNVGDVGLGAESRWERIESSNIGNHSRQNHGYYAEFRTEYIQDVLLNIGTYVNYNSQYGWQAFPGIDVAYNFLPQWRVAANVGSSQRIPSFTDLYLDQRPGNIGNPDLQSENAWQAEGSLRYQLGNFTAQAGYFYRNVAQFIDWQRNSIDEPYQANNVDNNRMRGLHFSSDYRQSLSSRSEFRIRLGYTYLNPSVASTSGGVISRYQIENLKHQVNSTVSYGVNAWSFSTTNRFIERASSTAYVISDIRAAYDIGAFTVFADMQNLWDVTYVEAGAVPMPGRWQTLGLRYTKR
- a CDS encoding zinc dependent phospholipase C family protein, with protein sequence MIKYGLLLWGILVCILCSSWGFFAHKLINNTAVFTLPTELSGFFKLHIREITERAIDADKRRYVDSAEAVRHYIDVDRYEELPDSIPIHWSQAKEKYQERLLKARGIVPWQIDLTYRNLVAAFSAKDVSRIIRHAADLGHYVADAHVPLHTTQNYNGQYTDQIGIHAFWETRLPEMFYGDYDLLVGKAEYLSDPLETAWNVVNQSYLLVDSVLSVEKELSQKIPANLQRAYITRNNVLGLHYSDHYASAYHTALNGMVQRRLRSSIHLVGSYWYSAWVDAGQPKLQNLGSSFAATFDRDTTQIFPTKSLGRQEWH
- the tenA gene encoding thiaminase II, with translation MSWSNKAWTSIEPIYEQIINMPFIQELQHGNLALEKFQFYMQQDARYLEQFGRVLAYIGSKTSDNEQAIDFFDFAKNALIVEKALHETYFTQFNVVDTHADSEVQPVCHHYIHFLKSTAAFAPLEVAVAAVLPCFWIYKVVGDHIYKNSQKDNRYHAWIDTYSGEEFAEGVHKAIAYADNMANNTTAEIRDEMWEAFEKSSQLEYQFWDAAYQLTRWKK
- the thiD gene encoding bifunctional hydroxymethylpyrimidine kinase/phosphomethylpyrimidine kinase, with the protein product MEKYKVPTVLSIAGFDGSGGAGIQADTKTISALGGYAMNVLTALPVQNTQGVRNIYDIPTQAVKDQLKAIFEDIYPDAIKIGMVHSVELVHCIHTELIHYDGPVVYDPVMVSTSGHQLIQEDTIAACAALLFPRATIITPNLDELGVLVNKNIQTVSEMEVAAAQLIGNGSQAVLAKGGHLASSQLTSLLLQKNKAVQAYQSLRIDTRNTHGSGCTLSSAIATFLAMGDALDAAVPKALDYVYQALLSSKDLRIGEGSGPLNHFHNPKKLHIYELEQ